The Macadamia integrifolia cultivar HAES 741 unplaced genomic scaffold, SCU_Mint_v3 scaffold164, whole genome shotgun sequence genome includes the window CTGATCCAGAGTGGACCACCGTGGACATCAATTTGGAAGTGTGGTGGTATGTTACAATCTCATATCAATTGTATGGGGGTTGATCCCACATCGGTTACATAAAGGGATTTGATGTgagttgatatggtcttgggttccCTCACCTTATAAGCGAGTTTATGGGATTGAGTTTTCCCAATGTTCGTATCACATGTGGCATATGTGGCATAACCCCATTATAAAAGGTACACTTAAGAGGGAGAGAAACCTAGACGTTGTCATGGTGGCTCAAAGGAACCTCCCTAATGGTGAACGGTATGCATCTCTGTTCTCTTTGTGATATTTGTAATTCATGTAGTGCAACGCTAGATATTGATATATGGTTTCGGAATGTTAAATTCCTTCaaaaattttgaactttttGTAGGTTCTATGTatctgtggttttttttttttttttttttaatcgaatttatcaattattgacacCATCAAAACTAACAACAGCATCAAATCACATCGATAAAAAAACCCAGAAGTTCATTATCGGTTTAAGCATGTTTTGACGGCAATCTAAGAGAGAAACGTAATCTTTAAATGTAAAACTATTTTTCCCTTCAGTAAAACAAGAGGAGAGCAATCCGGAAATAACATGCAGGCGCATCTGGGAATTGGAATTAGATGATAACACTATGAATAAAAGGTATAGTACGACTCAGAATCTACCAGTCATGGTCGGCCCCTGCTAACAGAATCCTTGATCTCCTCTCTATGATTCGTCCCCTCCACTTCGTTACTCAAGTATAATGGAGTAGCAGACGCAGCCAGTGGTGAAAGCAAACCTCAGCAGCTACTTCttctattttggattttggaagaGGCAAACTTCTCACCCAGACGCCCAGCGCAAGATCGTCTTAAGAGTCCGGATCAGGTCTTGGGTTCTCGGATTCTTTTATTGTGATCCATCCTCTCTATAGCGAAAGAAATCGGCCCAGTCCACTAACCCGCACAAAACCGGCCTGGTTCCTAAAAAACCCGATAAAAAACCTCCTCATTAACCTAACATCACAAAGGAAAAGGGGGCCGCTCTTGCCTCAGCTGGAAGACGAGAAGAACGACGTTGCTCCCTCCGGGAAGCCGATCTTGCCCTGCTGTTCGCTACTCCCATTTCTACTCCTGAAGCCCTCTGAAATCGCTTCTTGGCGATCGGTTTCAGACGACGAGAAGAAGGTGACGCTCCAACAGTCGACCCAGATATTTCAGGTAGGtgaatcccttcttcttcttcgattaTGGTAGATCTGTAAACGCTTGTGCTGTAATTAATATATACGTagtaagaaggagaaaggagccATGCCCAAAGATTAAAGAAGGGGTAACTGATGCTTGAGGATGCTTAGGAACACTTCAATATTCATTCAACTAGTTCTATATTTTTGCAAAATTAAGAGAGCATACCCTTAAGTTTGTTTGAACAGACTCAAGGGCATAGcaatcttgtattttttttgtcttccttcCTGCCATGTAAGCTTGATCGAAGCCAAATCACAGAGCACTACAACACACCATTTGCTATGGTACTGGGTTTACTTGGATGTCATGATATGATAGCATATGTGCAGTATATACTTCAATGTCTATGTGTTCTTGAATGACACGCCAATTTGTGGTCATTTAACATGTATAATTAGATTAAAACTACATAACCAAAGACAAGCATGCATTTATGTTATTAATTATTTGGTTTTAACTTTTGGAGTCAAGAGTCTAGACTAGCTGTACCTTCTAAGCATAAGAACCAAAAAAGCTAGACAAGTTAGCGATGGTAACCATGTGGATGAAATGAAATAAGAGGAGCATGCGGGTAGAACCATTGAAAAATGGGTTCCCATGGTGGAATTGACAAAACAAAAATGCCACCAGAATCTTCTTATGCTTATCCCAATCACAGCACAAGCGTTTAGTATTGGATGCGTCCCATATTCCCATGTGTGGGCTTGGTTCTTCTAAATCGAAACACTTATTCATAGTCAAAGGAAAAACTGGTAAAACAACGAAGAGGGGAAAACAAAAAACCGAAACCCtgaatttccttctttttggtCCAATCGAAAACGGAAGCACAATCTGGGTTCTGAAATTCTGATCTAGAGGAGTAACGATTCAGGAGAGAATGAAACAGAAACCGAAAACTGTACGCATTCAGTAACATTGAccttgagaaagagagagcatcTCGTCCAACATGGAGAAAATAGACTAACATGAAACTTGCTGAGGATGACCAGTCTAAAATAGAAGCTCAATTAAATAAACACAATGATGATAAGGAATTGAGATCTAACCTGAGACACTCGACGTCGTTCAACACAGGAAATGGATCTTTGTGTCTATTTCTTTAGGCAAATCCCCCAGCAGTTGACTTCTGTGTCTATTGTTTATTCTGTTGTTTTGGTGGACGGCAGGGTCGATCATCGAACAGAAGAGTCTTAAGTTGACATATTGAAATCATTGCTCCTCATACTAAAGTGTTTGCTTCTCACAATATATTAAAATGATACTGTAAATCATTACTTTCTATTGTTCACAATTTCCCAAAATGCCGGTACCAATTACGAAGAAAATGACCCTTTTGTTTTTCCCTCTTTGttgttttacttttttccttttgactaTGAAGAAGTGTCTAGATTTAGAGGAATCAAGCTCGCAAATAGGAATATGGGATAAGCATCCAAGAATAAACGCTTGTGCTGTAATTGGGATTAGCATGAGAAGATTATGGTGACATGACTTAATTGCATATTTGCTTGGTCAATTCCACCATGGAACCCATTTTTCTATTGTTCTACCCACTACTCAGATCGCGTGCTCCTCTTATTTCATGTCATCCCCATGGTTACCATCGGTATAACATGTATAACTTTTTTGTTCTTATGCTTAGCAGGTCAGAGCTAGGACTTGACCAGAATACTATCTATAAATGTGAGGAAGTAAGTCTTCTGTCCTCAGATTACTATCTCCAGCATGTTTTACTAACAACCACTTGGATACTCATCTattcatatatgaaatgaatTTTAAGTGACTATTTCATCTGATCTTGTTGTATGTTATGTCTATAGATactctcttttcaaaatgtTAGTAATGCAGCTTCCTCATTTTCTGCTTTTGAGGACTTCAAAGTaattaaaagtaataaattttcgatttatgaaaaaaatgcaGAAGAGGTGTAAAAGGTAATGGCAAGCAAAGCAGGAAAATCCATAGTGAAAGCGATTGAGGCGTATCAGTACCCATGGCAGGAAAAGTTGGCCAAGTACAAAGTTGAGCTCTCAAAAGGAGTTTGGGGACATTGGTACTTAGGGGCATGGAAGCCATCGGGCATTAGTGCTCGCCATCGGGCACGCCTCCGCAAGGAGGTCCTCCTTGCAGGTGAGGATTGGCCATATGATCCAGAGAGGAAAGAGATGAGGACCAAGAGGAAAGGGCACAAGTGCGACAGAATATCTGCAGAGAAAAGGGCAAATACTGTTGAATTGATGAAGAAAATGCCAGAAATGTTACTGGATTACAAGAAGCGCaggtgggagaagaagatgaaagaggAGGATGCAAAAAAGTTGGACTGACTCTTAAGAAACTCTCTATCTCTTGCTTGCTGTTACTCTTTTCTGCTCAACTTTCAGTTGTCACAGGTTTTCTATATAGATGAAAGTGAAACAATGCTTTCTATGGGATGGTACTTGAGATGGTAAGTAATTTTAGTTTATGGAATAATTGAAGCAAAGGAGAAAAAACCAACCAAACTATCAATCAATTCAATAAGTGAAAGGACCAGGGAAGTTTAGAACTGCTGTATTGTGATAATCCCCTGGGATCGCTGGATTCGGTAGAACCAGAGACCATGAATTCTCAGATGAGAAAGGaatatttttaccaatttttttctgGGAAATTGATCTAGAGAATGTGGGAGTGCCATTAAGTGGTTCAGCAATCAATTGGAATCTAAGGctctgtgtttggtatgcattctcggaATAGATTCTGAGTTTTGAACACAATTGATATCTGGCTTCAGAATGCTCTGTGAAGCCCAATTCTTCTCTTTATCTCAGTTCCTTAGAAATCTCCTTCTTAAGAGTGATGCTCCAACAGTGATGCCACCACCCGTCTTAAGAGGAAAGCACGTCCATTGTGATCAACTATATTGTATTTACTTTTCATTTCAAATAAACCAGCTCTGTAGAGGATCCTGAGCTATTCGACTCTGCTCTTTTTCAGGGTTCAAACACCCTTTTGGGGTTGCTGCATATGCCTTACCATCTGTTCCTCACTGCTTTCATTTCCTCCATTAAGCTCTTGACAGAATAGCTCTGATAGCAAACGATCCATTTTGTTTACAACCAAAAGAAAGATAAGGGAACAACTATGAACTGTTCCAAGGCAGCATTTGTAAATCCAATATTTCTAGAGGTTATCTTTAAGCTTAGATTTGTATATCCACCTACATAGAGGTTTGTGTAAATTGAGTTGAAAAACTCAACTAGACGGGATTGATCCTTTGAATCATGAACTTGCACCACTAGTTGGGTTCCAATCATTTTTCTTGATGGTAATTGCATTTGTACTACCAAGTTTGGATTATGTAGGAAGCGCACATGAATCGGAAACCATAGGAGTTACAAAAGGTTGCGACAAGCAAAGCGATTAGGCTCACCTCCATCACAATATGGTCTGACTGTGAAGAAATTCTCAAACTTTTACTGAAGGATTGGAGATAGAATGATATCTGATGTTCAATTGTttgaatacccaaaaaaaaaaaaaagattgggcAAATATTGGTGGTAATACCAGATCTGCGCTATCTCTCACAATTCCCCTATGCCAGAATTCCTAacacccctcccccacccccaccccacccaccccacccacccaacccaaaaaaaaaaaatgaggatacTATAGATGTAAGATGATTAGACATGTCCACCAAACATAAATTTCAGCTCTATTGGCACATGACAAATATTTAcggctttgttttatttatttatttatatatttttaagtaGGTAAACTTGTTCACAAAGTGTGAAAGTACATGTTGGTCATACAAAATGTCGAAGTATCCATGCCATAACACCTATTCATGGTGTTTAATGGGATCACCACGCCTAATCAATGGGGGCCATGGGAGAGGGTGAGATCATAGTTCGTACACACAGGAAACAATGAATGATGGAGGAGAGAAATGTGAGGgtgttcttcttttttaaatttaaaattttttttatgtggcTATTTTCTAATGAACTGTTTAGTGGAATTTTACTCATGCACACTAGAGGAGTAAGGGAATGATAGAGAGAACCCGAAAAAAGGGGGGAACACATTAAGTACAATTCACACACCTATGTGACAAGAATTCACGCAATGAGGCGCTTGCTATTCAAGCATAAGCAACAAACCAATGCATAATGACTGCATTTATCTCATATGTTTAATACATAATTGTTTACCCATTAATCAAATATAGAAGCTACTATTGTGTATTGTGTACTCATAGCAACAAAATTTGAAGCtcatagccaaaaaaaaattaattaatattgtgtacctattattattttttcatattaatatatattttttattaaatgtaAATGAAGGCTAGCTTTTGGTTGAATGTAATTAAATGTTGCAAATTAAGTCGAAATAAAACCAACatggaaaattcaaaaattaatGATGACAATGATTGTGTATCTAGAGATTTAATAGTCATGgcaattgaaaattttggccGTTTTAAAAATAGATTCATCACCCCAACAATATTTTTGGCCTAAAAGCAAAGTAATTTAGTTCAAATAAATCTTAATTTTGTACATTTAGTAATTTACTGAAATAATTCCTTATCCAAATAAATAGTAAATGACTGCAAAACTTTTTGTCTTTCGGTTTTCTTCTTGCATTCTTCATTATTATggtgtttttttcattttcacttcTCATATCTTCATACCCTTTTCTGTTTATACCTCAGTTTTTacttactttgttttgtttggatccatgtagccgaccccattaagtatggataaggctgaatttgttgttgttttgttattgttgtattaAATCCAAACAAACAAAACGACCTTTAACTATGTGGTGTCAATAAAAGGCTTTCAAAATGCAATGAATATCAAAAGTTAACTTTGGCATTTTGAGATGGAGAAAGTTTCCTACACTCGTAATGTAGGATTCGACCACCATCATAGGGTCAATAAACGTCCCCTTATTTATAAATGGTTGAAGATACTCCCACTATTGCACGATGTCCTCTCTCGCCCATCGAAGTGACATGGTCAAGGGCTAGTTTTATCATGGGTTTAGTGATTGACACGAGATCCATTAACACATGAATAATCTAAAAGGTTCCACTATATATGTTAGATAGAAATCCCAATGCGATCATTCGAAGCAATCCCATATGACCTTATTTATTTGCTCTTGATTCCAAAACAAGACATGTCGATTTAGGAATTATTCATTGAAAGTTGTCTACTTAGAATCACTCAAATATTCCTTCTTCTATCCACGTATTGTTTTCTTGGCAAATCAATTAAGTCTTGATTTAGTTCATTTCTTGGTCTATCAACTAGTAGTTGATCTGGAATTGAATTATTGTAAAGATGTTGCATCTATGGTGTCATCATTGACATTTAGTTAATTGTATTGTaagtaactcttttttttttttttttgggggggggttagGATATTGCATGTAAACCTCGCGTGATAGTAATTATTGGTTAAATGGTGATGACCCTATAGTGAAATATCTAGTTGAAAGACTTTGATTGGAGGAAGTTGTTGGAAATGTGTGAATTTTCACCATTCCAAATTCCTTAAAGCAAGCAAGCTTTATACACGTCTAGCACATTATTTGGTGCATGAAGTTATTTAGGCTTCACTTGaataaatttccctttttctctaAAAATAAATATCTTCTTTTTACCATTTTGACATTAAAATGGTTAGTTCATTAGCATGGTGGTTGAACCATAACATTCAAACCGATTATTTAACCTACTTAACTAGAGTTTTGGGTAATATTTCTCCTTTAGATAGGTATACTATAGAAGTGGGAAGCGGCAAGGTAACAACTAAGAGACTTGTATTGGAAACCGCATAATGGGTGAGGGtttcatgggaaaaaaatcgtctgcaattccgatatcgtacaattccgtgcaataccacattcaggcggtgacacgtgtattgataccaatacaatggtctagatatgatttaaatgccttttcactgatttaatgttttattagttgtaccagatctggatcattgtattgatatcaatacacgtgtcaccgtctgaaggtggtattgcacagaattgtatgagatcggaattgcagacgatttcaacccggtTTCATGTACCAAAACCTCACCCTTTACGCTAGgcagttttttaattttttttaaaattaaggCATTAATTGTTAATTCTAGATAATATGTGAAACATCAAAGATGGAATTGCCAAAAACAACAAAAGTTCACCTCCCATTATATTGATTGTTtataaaatcagaaaaaaaatattgtgaaAAGGGCAAAAAgggaaatagatttttttatgagAGTCTGGTTCCTGCGTCTGGATTTAAGAAGGGACAAAATGACCGTGTCACCcccaattaaaaagtaaaattctCATAACTCATGCCTTTTGATGCTTTCTTATACGTTCCCATTGGCCTGTGCAGGGCCATGCTCATGGAAAGAAAACTATTCCacattcaaaaaagaaaaaagaaaaaacgaaagaaagaaaaaaaataacacgTCATCTCCCATCATCAGTGATTCAGTCCAGCTCAGCACTTCCCGTCCGttatattttcagtcacaacTCACAAGGTAAATGGTTCAAAATTAACGGAGGGGAAATTaggaaaaagcaaaagaaaagtcttatctatctctttctctctctaactctCTCTTTCAGTTTGCGTCTGCAAACAACCTCGCTcggcaaaaaaataaaggaaaaaaattgcgATAAAAGGTACGTACGATCTAACAGGAGCTCTACACTTCTACAGTTCTGATGttcatctctcttctccatcCTTAAACGGTATAAAAATCTTGGTCATGGAAGATATaagaagcaaaggaaaaaaagaaagaaaaaaatagggatATAATGAGGTGATTCAAGGGACGGTTGAAGGAATGAATCATTTCTAGGTTCTGTGCTCATAAATCAAAACCCTAGCTACTATTTCCTGCTTCGATTTTCATTCCTCCAGAGACCGATTGTTCTATATTTATGATGGGTTTTTTAaatctctccccctctctcatGCTCTGTCttggatttttttccccatcCAGTGTTGTTTCCATGCGAAGCTAAGTAAGTATTTTTTCCCCATAGTGAAGGATATAGCCTATAGGGAGGCGTTCATCTGGGAGAGATCTCTGATTGTGGAGACTTTGTCCATTTGGAAAATCAAAATGGTGACTGAGATGGGTAGTTAGAGATTGCTTTTGGAGAAACATGGGGACTAGCAACGAGAGAAAAACGAAAGCAATAGATGCGTCAGTCGGTGGCCTGGTTTGGGTTAGGCGTCGAAATGGGTCTTGGTGGCCTGGCCGGATAATGGGTCTCGATGAATTGCCAGAAAGTTGCTTGGTTTCGCCGAGATCGGGGACTCCTGTGAAGCTCCTGGGAAGAGAGGACGCTAGCGTGTGAGTGGTTTTAGTATTTTAGATCGCATGTCTTATTTGCTTCTGTTTAAGCtcatgggagagggagaaaggaaaaagCTTTTCATCCcagtttggatttttatttgagCCATTTCATTTTCAATCTTGTTCCGAATAAAATGTGTAACAGCTTCGCTATTCTctagtttttgctttttccttCTCCCCCTTCCCTTATTGAACAGTATGTTTTAAGCTTGGTGTCATTATACATATGTCATCCTTCCCCCTTATTCCTTTATTATTGAATTTTGATGAATAGATCTACTGTCTTCTCCAAACTACTGCCGTTGTTAATTTCCTTTTGGATCTTTGTGTCAAAGAAATCTATTACGTTAtgtgtt containing:
- the LOC122064383 gene encoding uncharacterized protein LOC122064383, which encodes MASKAGKSIVKAIEAYQYPWQEKLAKYKVELSKGVWGHWYLGAWKPSGISARHRARLRKEVLLAGEDWPYDPERKEMRTKRKGHKCDRISAEKRANTVELMKKMPEMLLDYKKRRWEKKMKEEDAKKLD